In a single window of the Fusarium falciforme chromosome 3, complete sequence genome:
- a CDS encoding Carboxylic ester hydrolase: MVVCACPRHLRPGTGPESQTRMALGALATLSGYKDSPMTHRMSEDCLQLNLIRPAGTRATDRQPVLVWIHGGGWQEGSANDGRCNRSFIAQRSKEMGMPIMFVSFNYRLGVFGMMAGSAIRWANVTNLGLYDQRQALAWIPEKIGAFGDDPSRVTVMGESAGALSIGCHLLAYKGRDDGLFSAAITQSGGPFSADPVGRNYTEQEADFELVLNTTGCADSKTPLDCLRGVPAEVLNQASALLPPYFVVDGQLLPNSSMDSSQDRPFVRVPLLTGTTRNEGTFFTQQSP, translated from the coding sequence ATGGTCGTTTGCGCATGCCCGCGCCACCTGAGGCCTGGAACGGGACCAGAGTCGCAGACTCGTATGGCTCTTGGTGCTTTGGCAACTCTATCGGGCTACAAGGATTCTCCCATGACCCATCGCATGAGCGAGGATTGTCTGCAGCTCAACCTCATACGCCCTGCTGGCACTCGGGCGACCGACCGGCAGCCAGTCCTCGTCTGGATccacggcggcggctggCAGGAGGGAAGCGCCAACGACGGCCGCTGTAACCGCTCCTTTATCGCGCAAAGGTCGAAAGAAATGGGGATGCCCATCATGTTTGTCAGCTTCAACTATAGGCTAGGGGTCTTTGGCATGATGGCTGGCTCTGCTATCCGCTGGGCAAACGTGACGAACCTTGGTTTATACGATCAGCGACAGGCTCTAGCATGGATACCAGAAAAGATTGGCGCATTTGGCGACGACCCTTCACGAGTTACAGTCATGGGCGAGTCAGCTGGCGCCCTGTCCATCGGCTGTCACCTTCTCGCCTATAAAGGCCGCGATGACGGGCTGTTCAGTGCTGCAATAACTCAGAGCGGAGGCCCGTTTTCGGCCGACCCAGTTGGTCGTAACTACACTGAGCAAGAGGCTGACTTTGAACTTGTACTCAACACCACTGGATGCGCCGACTCCAAAACTCCCCTGGATTGTCTTCGTGGCGTCCCAGCTGAGGTATTGAACCAAGCCAGTGCTCTCCTGCCACCTTACTTTGTCGTCGACGGACAACTGTTGCCGAACAGCAGCATGGATTCTTCACAAGACCGCCCCTTCGTCCGAGTTCCGCTATTGACGGGTACCACCCGCAATGAGGGAACATTCTTCACCCAGCAAAGTCCTTGA
- a CDS encoding APH domain-containing protein produces the protein MNSIHPPVRTPSPIPYSVIFSLPENDILEPLPTPEEIEDSTDVISQRRARCTARVGQRYVVKFGTLVDPVEGENMTFVRQNAPGAPVPKVYAIYQREVTPRTIITYIIMEDVTGHPLDALWDSLNTAQKRDVCTQLRDAFVSLRAARGLGYFGSVDSTKPRDDIFWADVPIRRDGGALNTEAEFIQAVIDKYTIYCGNSEPQKVEYYRRVLPTVLQGTNESVFTHNDLRRKNILIRQDGNIVILGWASAGWYPSYWDYTKAIHLCDWQDDWHEYIGKILTEYPNQQPWMSTLRTELWSSRFVR, from the coding sequence ATGAATTCAATCCATCCTCCGGTGCGAACTCCATCACCAATTCCCTACTCGGTCATCTTCAGCTTGCCGGAGAATGACATCTTGGAGCCACTGCCAACGCCCGAGGAGATCGAGGACTCGACGGATGTCATCAGCCAGCGTCGCGCAAGATGCACGGCTCGAGTCGGCCAGCGCTATGTCGTCAAGTTTGGAACCCTTGTCGATCCGGTTGAGGGCGAAAACATGACTTTCGTGCGCCAGAACGCACCAGGCGCCCCCGTACCCAAGGTCTACGCCATCTACCAGCGCGAGGTGACGCCGCGCACAATCATCACCTACATCATCATGGAAGATGTCACTGGTCACCCCCTCGACGCTCTGTGGGATTCGCTAAACACAGCGCAAAAGAGAGACGTCTGCACCCAGCTGCGCGATGCCTTCGTCTCGCTGCGCGCGGCACGGGGCCTGGGCTACTTTGGGAGTGTCGATAGTACCAAGCCTCGAGACGACATCTTTTGGGCAGACGTGCCAATTCGCCGAGATGGCGGAGCGCTTAATACCGAGGCCGAGTTCATTCAAGCCGTGATTGATAAGTACACGATCTATTGTGGCAACTCTGAACCACAAAAGGTCGAATACTACCGTCGAGTCCTCCCAACTGTCCTTCAGGGGACCAACGAGTCCGTCTTCACTCACAATGATTTACGACGCAAGAACATCTTGATCCGTCAAGACGGCAACATTGTCATCCTAGGCTGGGCCTCCGCCGGCTGGTATCCTTCCTACTGGGACTACACCAAGGCGATCCACCTCTGCGACTGGCAGGACGACTGGCACGAGTACATCGGCAAGATCCTCACAGAGTACCCCAACCAGCAGCCATGGATGAGCACCCTGCGCACCGAGTTGTGGAGCAGCAGATTCGTCAGGTAG
- a CDS encoding IMP-specific 5'-nucleotidase 1: protein MTTRYRVEYALKTHRRDQFIEWVKGLLAVPFVLYSQPTGVFGDGPSVAQMADESHRRYAEIMRDVELMIDDHIARQQDNNLLPSKLRMLVPTAGPFFTRLPLEAAFKYQDRKRYISSRRFVAPSFNDVRQILNSAQVMAVTNGALQLATFDGDVTLYDDGCSLEPSSPVIPRLLDLLRKNIKIGIVTAAGYTSADRYYDRLHGLLDAIAESTDLDPIQKQNIIIMGGEANYLFEFSPSSPYRLAPVPRDEWLTPEMASWSDADITTLLDVAESALRDCVKTMNLPAEIMRKDRAVGIIPKTPETRIARESLEETVLVVQRILELSSLGSTEERPAKPRPSSSPPLPPSVVSQSRRVPFCAFNGGRDVFVDIGDKSWGVTVCQQWFGSRENGGAIRGENTLHVGDQFLSAGSNDFKARSVGTTAWIASPAETVELLDELADLMQKKLS, encoded by the exons ATGACTACCCGTTACCGCGTCGAAT ATGCCCTCAAGACGCACCGAAGAGACCAATTTATCG AATGGGTCAAAGGCCTCCTCGCAGTCCCTTTTGTTCTTTACTCTCAGCCCACCGGAGTCTTTGGAGATGGTCCTAGCGTTGCTCAGATGGCCGACGAGTCTCACCGCCGTTATGCAGAGATTATGCGTGATGTTGAGCTCATGATTGATGACCATA TCGCCCGTCAGCAGGACAACAACTTGCTCCCGTCCAAATTACGGATGCTGGTTCCCACAGCCGGTCCCTTCTTTACCCGCCTCCCGCTTGAAGCAGCCTTCAAGTACCAGGATAGGAAGCGGTACATCTCGTCAAGGAGATTTGTTGCTCCTTCATTCAACGATGTCCGCCAAATCCTAAACTCGGCCCAGGTCATGGCTGTGACCAACGGCGCCCTCCAACTTGCCACGTTCGATGGTGACGTTACTCTGTACGACGATGGGTGCAGTCTCGAGCCGTCCAGCCCCGTAATTCCCCGTCTCCTCG ACCTTCTTCGCAAGAATATCAAGATTGGCATCGTCACGGCTGCCGGGTACACTTCCGCTGACCGCTATTACGATCGCCTCCACGGTCTGCTTGACGCCATTGCGGAGTCGACTGACTTGGACCCGATCCAAAAACagaacatcatcatcatgggagGCGAGGCAAACTATCTGTTTGAgttctcgccctcgtccCCTTACCGGCTTGCTCCCGTTCCCCGAGACGAGTGGCTGACTCCCGAGATGGCCTCCTGGTCAGATGCCGACATTACCACCCTGTTGGATGTCGCAGAGTCTGCCCTCCGTGATTGTGTCAAGACTATGAACTTGCCGGCAGAAATCATGCGCAAGGATCGGGCTGTCGGCATCATCCCCAAGACACCTGAAACCCGCATCGCCCGCGAGAGTCTCGAAGAGACTGTGCTTGTCGTCCAACGGATTCTTGagctcagcagccttggatCCACCGAAGAACGCCCTGCCAAGCCTCgtccctcttcctcgccaccTCTCCCGCCCTCAGTCGTGAGTCAATCTCGGCGAGTGCCGTTCTGCGCCTTCAACGGCGGACGGGATGTGTTTGTCGACATTGGCGACAAGAGCTGGGGAGTCACGGTGTGCCAGCAGTGGTTCGGAAGCAGGGAGAACGGAGGTGCTATCCGCGGCGAGAATACGCTGCACGTAGGCGACCAATTCTTGAGCGCTGGCTCCAATGACTTCAAGGCTCGGAGCGTTGGTACCACGGCTTGGATTGCGAGTCCCGCTGAGACTGTGGAGCTATTGGATGAGCTTGCTGATCTGATGCAGAAGAAGCTATCTTGA